From the genome of Nitrosomonas sp., one region includes:
- a CDS encoding UDP-glucose/GDP-mannose dehydrogenase family protein — protein MKVSVIGTGYVGLVTGACLAETGNHVLCLDVDAQKIKLLNQGIIPIYEPGLEDIVKRNMASGNLRFTTDAKEATEHGLIQFIAVGTPPDEDGSADLQHVMDAAATIAQHMQEYKLIVDKSTVPVGTADKVRDHVQEILSGRKIKIPFSVASNPEFLKEGDAVNDFMRPERIVVGVNDIKAAELMRLLYTPFNRRSDRIIVMDIRSAEMTKYAANAMLATRISFMNELALLAEKMGVDIESVRHGIGSDSRIGNHFLYPGCGYGGSCFPKDVQALRRFAKTQGHDLKILDAVESVNNNQKGVLLEKIIAKFGSNLSGKNIALWGLAFKPETDDMREAPSRKLIEGLWSHGATITAYDPAAMNEAKRIFGNDSRLRLVDSPMSALQDADILVIVTEWKIFRVADFETIKQKLRYPAIFDGRNLFKPSEVRAKGLEYFSIGRA, from the coding sequence ATGAAAGTTAGCGTTATCGGAACTGGATATGTTGGGCTTGTGACAGGCGCTTGTCTGGCAGAAACAGGAAATCATGTACTCTGTCTGGATGTTGACGCCCAAAAAATCAAATTGCTTAATCAAGGCATTATCCCCATTTACGAACCCGGACTTGAAGATATTGTAAAGCGCAATATGGCCTCTGGAAATCTACGATTTACTACCGACGCGAAAGAAGCAACCGAACATGGTTTGATCCAGTTTATTGCTGTCGGCACACCTCCCGACGAAGACGGCTCCGCCGATTTGCAGCATGTCATGGATGCGGCCGCTACAATTGCGCAACATATGCAAGAATACAAATTAATCGTCGACAAATCCACCGTACCCGTGGGAACTGCGGATAAAGTTCGCGATCACGTCCAGGAAATACTCAGTGGACGGAAAATAAAAATCCCGTTCAGTGTCGCTTCCAATCCCGAATTCTTAAAAGAAGGCGACGCTGTCAATGATTTCATGCGTCCTGAACGCATTGTCGTTGGCGTCAACGATATCAAGGCGGCGGAATTGATGCGGTTGCTTTATACGCCTTTTAATCGCAGATCGGATCGTATTATCGTAATGGATATCCGCTCGGCGGAAATGACCAAATATGCGGCCAATGCGATGCTGGCTACGCGGATTTCATTCATGAATGAACTGGCGCTGCTTGCCGAGAAAATGGGGGTTGACATTGAAAGCGTGCGTCATGGCATCGGTTCAGATTCGCGTATCGGCAATCATTTCCTTTATCCCGGTTGCGGATACGGCGGTTCTTGTTTTCCAAAAGACGTACAGGCATTGAGACGGTTTGCCAAGACGCAGGGGCACGATTTGAAGATTCTTGACGCGGTGGAATCAGTGAATAATAACCAAAAGGGCGTGCTTCTGGAAAAAATTATCGCGAAATTTGGCAGCAACTTATCCGGTAAGAATATTGCTTTATGGGGGCTCGCTTTTAAACCTGAAACGGATGATATGCGCGAAGCGCCAAGCCGGAAATTGATTGAAGGGTTGTGGTCACATGGCGCTACAATAACCGCATACGATCCTGCAGCCATGAATGAAGCAAAGCGTATTTTTGGCAACGACAGCAGGCTGCGTCTGGTAGATTCACCAATGTCTGCATTGCAGGATGCCGATATCCTGGTCATTGTAACCGAATGGAAAATATTTCGTGTTGCCGACTTTGAAACAATCAAGCAAAAACTTAGATATCCAGCTATTTTTGATGGACGTAACCTGTTTAAACCCAGCGAAGTACGGGCAAAAGGGCTTGAATATTTTTCGATTGGACGGGCTTAG
- a CDS encoding NAD-dependent epimerase codes for MKVLVTGAAGFIGMHVAMCLLKKQIEVVGIDNINDYYDTRLKEDRLKQLNPLPGFRFIKLDIADRAGMEKLFSNEKFDYVIHLAAQAGVRYSLENPHVYIDSNVTGFLNILEGCRHHPVKHLIYASSSSVYGANTHMPFSVNDNVDHPVSLYAATKKSNELMAHCYSHLFGIPVTGLRFFTVYGPWGRPDMSPFLFVSAILEGKPIKVFNHGKMKRDFTYIDDIVEGVIRVMDTIAQPDTTFDPGTPTPSSSNTPYRIYNIGNHTPIDLMTFIETIENALNKKAIKNLLPMQPGDVVATFADIDSLQQATGFEPKTPLAEGIARFVAWYRNYYDLSRKHAAG; via the coding sequence ATGAAAGTATTAGTAACCGGTGCCGCCGGATTTATCGGCATGCATGTGGCAATGTGTTTGCTGAAGAAGCAAATTGAAGTGGTCGGCATTGATAACATCAATGATTATTACGATACCCGCCTTAAAGAAGATCGTTTAAAACAATTGAATCCACTACCCGGTTTTCGTTTTATCAAACTGGATATTGCCGATCGTGCGGGCATGGAGAAATTATTTTCCAATGAAAAATTCGATTATGTTATTCATCTTGCAGCTCAGGCGGGCGTCCGTTATTCCCTGGAAAACCCACATGTCTACATCGATAGCAATGTAACCGGTTTTTTGAATATACTCGAGGGTTGCCGCCATCACCCGGTCAAACATCTGATATACGCCAGTAGCTCCAGTGTTTATGGCGCGAATACGCATATGCCGTTTAGCGTTAACGATAATGTCGATCACCCGGTCAGTCTGTACGCAGCAACAAAAAAGTCAAATGAGTTGATGGCGCATTGTTATAGCCACTTATTTGGCATACCGGTAACCGGCCTGCGATTTTTTACGGTTTATGGACCATGGGGCAGACCCGACATGTCGCCCTTTCTGTTTGTCAGTGCAATTCTCGAGGGCAAACCGATTAAAGTATTCAATCATGGAAAAATGAAGCGCGACTTTACCTATATCGACGATATCGTCGAAGGCGTAATACGCGTGATGGATACCATTGCACAACCGGACACGACATTCGATCCGGGAACACCAACGCCCAGCAGCAGCAATACTCCCTACCGGATATACAATATCGGAAACCATACCCCCATCGACTTAATGACATTTATAGAAACCATCGAAAATGCGTTGAACAAAAAAGCGATCAAGAATCTGTTGCCCATGCAACCCGGCGATGTAGTGGCAACTTTTGCTGATATCGATTCTTTGCAGCAGGCAACGGGATTTGAACCCAAAACGCCGCTTGCTGAGGGAATAGCACGGTTTGTTGCCTGGTACCGGAACTATTACGACTTATCTAGAAAGCATGCCGCAGGGTAA
- a CDS encoding phosphotransferase — MTETRRSNASKRIALYPGAFRPPHAAHMFAVQYLLARADIDEVVIIISNRSRQIPGTCQALEAEVALKIWRIYLENFSKVQIVIAAKTAIRTAMDYFDQALPGDQLFFCLGDDDFQSGDPRFHDIQQQAYKTGISASIISAPTGSLKIRSTDLRGLLSSGESGLDRFQQALPDHLDSKQRREVWHICQAHKKTVSDIASDRVCEYLNSTALGPVTRCYFGSNQFDPVLFVETNHGKNLVIKYAGNSVGDDHTHQKSRERVSAERKALKWLHATLKSDIRIPEIIAWEKKEKLLVLSHPCHGGTTLERQLALGQFHLPVAEHLAGFLSSCHDTTPSKPLWNHPDQDLSVWRQVLKNRLTIDLAKTHHPLEQLLDRLQATSLESTANQFVHLDFQPKNILLDHDAIAVTDFEKSSTFGDPAFDLGLLLGHYLFYGVITDCESAAWDIFEAILRRYLLGRHANPGDPIIFRTHAFTGATILSLLTQKNNIDTADSSRLTTIAKRLLTKILRV, encoded by the coding sequence ATGACAGAAACCCGAAGATCAAATGCCAGTAAGCGCATTGCGCTCTACCCCGGCGCATTCCGCCCGCCCCATGCCGCGCATATGTTTGCGGTGCAGTATTTGTTGGCGCGCGCCGACATCGATGAAGTAGTCATTATCATTTCCAACCGCAGCCGCCAGATACCCGGAACGTGCCAAGCGCTGGAAGCCGAAGTTGCATTAAAAATATGGCGCATCTATCTTGAAAATTTCAGCAAAGTGCAGATTGTCATCGCCGCAAAGACAGCGATACGCACTGCGATGGACTATTTTGATCAGGCTTTACCGGGCGATCAATTGTTTTTTTGTCTGGGTGACGATGATTTTCAGTCGGGCGATCCGCGTTTTCATGACATTCAGCAACAAGCGTATAAAACAGGTATTTCCGCATCAATTATTTCCGCACCGACAGGTTCGCTGAAAATACGTTCAACTGATCTGCGCGGCTTGCTGAGCAGCGGTGAAAGCGGGCTAGACCGCTTTCAACAGGCCCTGCCCGACCATCTTGACAGCAAACAGCGTCGCGAAGTCTGGCATATTTGCCAGGCACATAAGAAAACGGTTTCTGACATTGCAAGCGATCGAGTATGTGAATATTTGAATTCGACTGCACTCGGCCCCGTAACGAGATGTTACTTTGGAAGCAATCAATTCGACCCCGTCCTATTTGTGGAAACAAACCATGGGAAAAATCTGGTCATTAAGTATGCGGGCAACTCTGTAGGTGATGACCATACGCATCAAAAATCCCGCGAACGCGTAAGTGCAGAGCGCAAGGCCTTGAAATGGCTGCACGCAACACTCAAGAGCGATATCCGGATTCCAGAAATCATTGCCTGGGAGAAAAAAGAAAAATTACTGGTATTGAGTCATCCATGTCACGGCGGCACGACACTTGAGCGGCAACTGGCTCTTGGTCAATTTCATTTGCCGGTTGCTGAACATCTGGCCGGTTTCCTGTCAAGCTGTCATGATACGACGCCATCAAAACCGTTATGGAATCACCCAGACCAGGATCTGTCAGTCTGGCGCCAGGTACTGAAAAATCGCCTAACCATCGATTTGGCAAAAACCCATCATCCGTTAGAACAACTGCTTGATCGATTGCAAGCGACAAGTCTGGAATCCACCGCCAACCAGTTTGTGCATCTGGATTTTCAACCGAAAAATATTCTGCTTGACCATGACGCTATCGCAGTTACCGATTTCGAAAAAAGCAGTACCTTCGGCGACCCGGCTTTTGATCTGGGCTTACTGCTGGGGCATTATCTGTTTTATGGCGTAATAACCGATTGCGAATCCGCCGCATGGGACATATTTGAAGCTATCTTGCGACGCTATCTGCTAGGCCGGCATGCGAACCCCGGTGATCCAATAATTTTCAGAACGCATGCATTTACCGGCGCCACGATTCTTTCCTTGCTGACGCAAAAAAACAACATAGACACCGCTGATTCAAGCCGGTTAACGACTATTGCAAAGCGTTTGCTGACCAAAATCCTTCGAGTCTAA
- a CDS encoding DUF2334 domain-containing protein produces MNISWLKPIWNALEQLENPVTVFYRNDDAGWATPELMALVDLFDDLCLPLDIAVIPHALTDDLEKKLLARLRRNGLVAIHQHGFQHLNHQQSGKKCEFGDHRNRDQQYHDIAQGKEIMLSRFGEQTDPIFTPPWNRCNPDTIEILEELRFSAVSCDDTADLHIGETLTGIPVHIDWLKKTNGERWEREKIMQKMAKKLIAGGTIGVMLHHQPMDNEERQAFSQFAQLLLQHPQIVHKNMRAFI; encoded by the coding sequence ATGAATATTTCGTGGCTGAAACCGATCTGGAACGCTCTGGAGCAACTGGAAAACCCGGTTACTGTGTTTTACCGGAATGACGACGCAGGCTGGGCAACGCCCGAACTGATGGCGCTGGTCGATTTATTCGACGATTTGTGTTTGCCCCTCGATATAGCGGTAATTCCACACGCGTTAACCGATGATCTGGAAAAAAAACTGCTTGCGCGTCTGCGTAGAAACGGGCTGGTTGCCATACACCAGCACGGTTTTCAGCATCTGAATCATCAACAGTCCGGCAAAAAATGCGAATTCGGCGATCATCGCAATCGTGACCAGCAGTACCACGATATCGCGCAGGGAAAAGAAATCATGCTGTCACGTTTTGGCGAACAAACCGATCCTATTTTCACGCCGCCCTGGAACCGCTGCAACCCGGATACGATTGAGATTCTGGAAGAACTCAGGTTCAGCGCAGTGTCATGCGATGACACGGCTGACTTGCATATCGGTGAAACGCTCACCGGCATACCCGTTCATATAGACTGGTTGAAGAAAACCAATGGCGAGCGTTGGGAACGTGAAAAAATCATGCAAAAAATGGCCAAAAAACTGATTGCCGGCGGCACAATCGGTGTCATGTTACATCACCAGCCCATGGATAATGAAGAACGGCAGGCTTTTAGTCAATTTGCGCAATTACTGTTACAACATCCCCAAATCGTTCACAAGAACATGCGTGCATTCATTTGA
- a CDS encoding alginate export family protein: MLHLILFALLAAVLQTCDMSIAQGAQRDSAIKSVDEIDSNTVDLGGDDERIRPKIAPQFRFGNIDVTFTGAATLIDSRYERNFDLHPAAKEDQFNIRPLLDFNTIFDFAQGYSLFTELRMIDRVKFGEDFHTSNNFELQVRDMFLNIPFRLALPVTLRIGRQQFFESRRWYLNDRMDGVQLFSRFGPLNFSAAFASPVPVVRDSFQLFDNFFQKRRQTDAIFNLDYALTENSTLGSYVILGRKHENRLTPDRIRNENPFWIGLRLEGDERVKLTSVESKLTQDFLKPRIKYWLDAAFVGGDMESRKIRGFGLDTGVTLIARKFEQRPFLTFAYAFGSGDKNTQDGVDRNFRQTGLQNNSSRFGGVVNFEYYGVLFQPELSNMHILTAGIGFRPFERASVEFVYHRYLQDHAFGTLRLASINSDPNELISANLNGTNTHLGDEFDIVLGYRGFENVRIRSRTGYFIPGKAFTEPASAAFFARLDVQFLF; this comes from the coding sequence ATGTTGCATTTAATCCTGTTCGCACTGTTAGCAGCGGTATTGCAAACCTGTGATATGTCTATTGCACAGGGCGCTCAACGCGATTCAGCGATCAAGTCGGTAGATGAAATCGATTCGAACACAGTGGACCTGGGTGGCGATGACGAGAGGATTCGTCCCAAAATCGCGCCACAATTCCGTTTTGGCAATATTGATGTCACATTTACCGGTGCAGCAACATTGATCGACAGCCGGTACGAAAGAAATTTTGATTTACATCCTGCCGCAAAAGAAGATCAATTTAATATCAGGCCGCTGCTCGACTTCAATACCATTTTCGATTTTGCGCAAGGCTATTCGCTGTTTACTGAACTTCGCATGATCGACAGAGTTAAGTTTGGTGAAGACTTTCATACCAGCAACAACTTTGAGCTGCAAGTGCGGGACATGTTTCTGAACATACCATTTAGGCTTGCACTCCCGGTTACCCTGCGTATCGGCAGACAACAGTTTTTTGAATCCCGGCGTTGGTATCTGAATGACCGTATGGACGGGGTTCAACTGTTTTCCCGCTTTGGGCCGTTGAATTTCTCAGCCGCATTTGCTTCACCTGTTCCAGTCGTAAGAGATTCATTTCAATTATTCGATAATTTCTTTCAAAAGCGCCGTCAAACTGACGCGATCTTTAATCTGGATTACGCACTCACCGAAAACTCAACACTCGGTTCCTATGTCATTCTGGGACGCAAGCATGAAAATCGACTCACGCCGGACAGAATTCGTAACGAGAATCCCTTCTGGATCGGGCTCCGATTAGAAGGAGACGAAAGGGTCAAGCTGACTTCGGTCGAATCGAAGTTAACGCAGGATTTCTTAAAGCCCAGAATCAAATACTGGCTCGATGCGGCTTTTGTCGGGGGAGATATGGAATCACGAAAAATCCGCGGCTTTGGATTGGATACCGGCGTCACACTCATCGCACGCAAATTTGAACAACGCCCTTTTTTAACGTTTGCGTACGCTTTCGGGTCGGGCGATAAGAATACACAGGATGGTGTTGACCGGAATTTCAGGCAGACAGGACTCCAGAATAATTCCAGCCGTTTTGGCGGTGTTGTCAATTTTGAATATTACGGCGTTCTGTTTCAGCCGGAACTAAGCAACATGCATATTCTGACTGCAGGGATCGGGTTTCGTCCATTTGAGAGAGCCTCGGTGGAATTTGTTTATCACCGCTATTTACAGGATCATGCATTCGGCACGCTGCGACTGGCATCGATTAATTCGGACCCAAACGAACTGATTAGCGCCAACCTGAATGGTACCAATACCCATCTTGGCGATGAATTTGACATTGTCCTCGGTTACCGCGGATTTGAGAACGTCCGAATTCGTTCGCGCACAGGCTATTTTATTCCAGGAAAGGCATTTACAGAACCCGCTTCAGCGGCTTTCTTTGCCCGACTGGATGTTCAGTTTCTTTTCTAG